A DNA window from Pedomonas mirosovicensis contains the following coding sequences:
- a CDS encoding GntR family transcriptional regulator gives MTQNWREDQPIYRQIRDRIIDGILEGTFKEGEALPSVRTVAVELQVNPLTVSKAYQELQQAGVAEPRRGLGLFVMPGARRQLQSAERENFLSKEWPEIAARIRRLGLSLEDLLEAEGTQGGEQ, from the coding sequence ATGACCCAAAACTGGCGCGAAGACCAACCCATATACCGGCAGATCCGCGACCGGATCATCGACGGCATTCTGGAGGGCACCTTCAAGGAAGGAGAGGCCCTTCCCAGCGTCCGTACGGTGGCTGTCGAGTTGCAGGTTAATCCGCTGACGGTTTCCAAGGCCTATCAGGAATTGCAGCAGGCGGGTGTCGCCGAGCCGCGGCGCGGCCTCGGGCTCTTCGTCATGCCCGGCGCGCGGCGGCAGTTGCAGTCGGCCGAGCGGGAGAATTTTCTGTCCAAGGAATGGCCGGAAATCGCGGCCCGCATCCGGCGTCTCGGCTTGTCTCTTGAAGACCTGCTGGAGGCCGAGGGCACGCAAGGGGGTGAACAATGA
- a CDS encoding ABC transporter ATP-binding protein, which yields MIVEANGLAKRYGQIQALKPTSFSIPPGRIVGIIGPNGAGKSTLVNALLGLINHEGSLRVLDRDPLKDRASLMHEVSYIADVATLPRWIRVKDLLSIVEGIHPRFDRRKAEDRLARTTVRPTARVRELSKGMIVQLHLAIVLSIDARLLVLDEPTLGLDLINRRSFYDAILSDFFDETRSIIVTTHQVEEIEHVLTHVMMMRQGEVVLDASIDELSERFAAVDVPDSRKAEAEALRPVYSRRAIGRTSYVFDSAPQDRLAALGEPRRVSLADLFVATVQPKGEAE from the coding sequence ATGATTGTGGAAGCAAACGGACTGGCCAAGCGCTACGGCCAAATCCAGGCGCTGAAGCCGACAAGCTTTTCCATTCCGCCCGGCCGCATCGTCGGCATCATCGGGCCGAACGGCGCAGGCAAGAGCACGCTGGTCAATGCGCTGCTCGGCCTCATCAACCATGAAGGCTCGCTGCGGGTGCTGGACCGCGATCCGCTGAAGGATCGCGCCAGCCTGATGCACGAGGTCAGCTACATCGCCGACGTGGCGACCCTGCCCCGCTGGATCCGGGTGAAGGACCTGCTCTCCATCGTCGAGGGCATCCACCCCCGCTTCGACCGGCGCAAGGCGGAAGACCGGCTTGCCCGCACTACGGTGCGGCCGACGGCGCGGGTGCGCGAACTCTCCAAGGGCATGATCGTCCAGCTGCACCTGGCCATCGTCCTGTCCATCGATGCCCGCCTCCTGGTGTTGGACGAGCCGACCCTCGGCCTCGATCTCATCAACCGGCGCAGCTTCTACGACGCCATCCTCAGCGACTTCTTCGATGAGACCCGCTCCATCATCGTCACCACCCATCAGGTGGAGGAGATCGAGCACGTTCTCACCCACGTCATGATGATGCGCCAGGGCGAAGTGGTGCTTGATGCCAGCATCGACGAACTGAGCGAGCGCTTCGCCGCCGTCGATGTGCCGGACAGCCGGAAAGCCGAAGCCGAGGCCCTGCGGCCGGTCTATTCCCGCCGCGCCATCGGCCGCACCAGCTATGTCTTCGACTCCGCGCCGCAGGATCGTCTGGCGGCCTTGGGCGAGCCGCGCCGCGTCTCGCTGGCCGATCTGTTCGTCGCTACCGTCCAGCCGAAGGGAGAGGCCGAATGA
- a CDS encoding LuxR family transcriptional regulator, producing the protein MDYYTRVCGFLEDIRAVRTEKELTRLVAQVLQEFGFRHYAIISHVDLLAPPQGAVRIIDYPQSWKERSAQQRYFADDPVLLTAQRMALPFTWEDIPRHLDLTRRQQAILEEARAAGLAHGYTVPIHVPGQVSGSCSFSYEAEAVDPAAFPAAHYIGIYAFNAALKLSGRAAERPEQAVRLTNRQRQCLALAARGKSDWSIGQLLTLSQQTVHMHIELAKNRYGVSSRVEAVVRALFDGELAFADILREEGASFLAALESSQVPPPGA; encoded by the coding sequence ATGGATTATTACACGCGAGTGTGCGGCTTCCTTGAGGACATCAGGGCCGTTCGCACGGAGAAGGAGCTGACCAGGCTCGTCGCCCAGGTCCTCCAGGAATTCGGCTTTCGTCACTACGCCATTATCAGCCATGTGGACCTGCTGGCGCCGCCACAGGGCGCAGTGCGGATCATCGACTATCCGCAGAGCTGGAAAGAGCGCAGCGCCCAGCAGCGCTACTTTGCGGATGATCCCGTCCTCCTCACCGCCCAGCGGATGGCCCTGCCCTTCACCTGGGAAGACATTCCCCGCCACCTCGATCTCACCCGCCGCCAGCAGGCCATTCTGGAGGAAGCCCGCGCCGCCGGCCTTGCCCACGGTTACACCGTGCCCATCCACGTGCCGGGGCAGGTCTCCGGCTCCTGCTCCTTTTCCTACGAGGCGGAGGCGGTGGACCCAGCCGCCTTCCCCGCCGCCCATTATATCGGCATCTACGCCTTCAACGCCGCCCTCAAACTCTCCGGCCGCGCCGCCGAGCGCCCGGAACAGGCGGTGCGCCTCACCAACCGCCAGCGCCAGTGCCTGGCACTGGCAGCGCGCGGCAAGTCGGACTGGTCCATCGGGCAGCTGCTCACCCTCAGCCAGCAGACCGTTCACATGCACATCGAACTCGCCAAGAACCGCTATGGCGTCTCCTCGCGGGTGGAGGCGGTGGTGCGCGCCCTGTTTGACGGCGAGCTGGCCTTTGCCGATATACTGCGCGAGGAAGGCGCCAGCTTCCTCGCGGCCCTCGAATCCTCCCAAGTTCCCCCGCCCGGCGCATAA
- a CDS encoding acyl-homoserine-lactone synthase — protein sequence MVHVIDWQNRDRFTDAIEQIHRLRKQVFIDFFKWDLTHVNGLEYDQFDTPDAFYLFDQDPETGTVLSSMRLLPTTGPHMMDSLFSHMCAVEWPRGPNVLEVSRLLYNPILQGADEETMLRTRRRFALGLLEFCELWGIRELVFVTHAKFLARLVNYNWDIRPLGLPTIDGSQQAAAMRLILTPETLPNLRTQFNHFEPVLQSHPARPRKAA from the coding sequence ATGGTGCATGTCATCGATTGGCAGAATCGCGACCGGTTTACCGATGCGATTGAGCAGATCCATCGCCTGCGGAAGCAGGTGTTCATCGATTTCTTCAAGTGGGACCTGACCCACGTGAACGGTCTGGAATACGACCAGTTCGACACGCCCGACGCCTTCTACCTTTTCGACCAGGATCCCGAGACCGGCACGGTGCTCAGCAGCATGCGCCTGCTGCCCACCACCGGGCCGCACATGATGGACAGCCTGTTCTCCCATATGTGCGCGGTGGAATGGCCACGCGGACCGAACGTGCTTGAAGTCTCCCGGCTGCTCTACAACCCGATCCTGCAAGGCGCGGACGAGGAGACCATGCTGCGGACGCGCCGGCGCTTCGCCCTGGGCCTGCTCGAATTCTGCGAGCTTTGGGGCATCCGGGAGCTGGTCTTCGTCACCCACGCCAAGTTCCTGGCCCGCCTTGTCAACTACAACTGGGATATCCGCCCCCTCGGCCTGCCCACCATCGATGGCAGCCAGCAGGCCGCGGCCATGCGCCTGATCCTCACGCCCGAGACGCTTCCCAACCTGAGGACCCAGTTCAACCACTTCGAGCCGGTGCTTCAGTCCCACCCGGCCCGTCCGCGAAAGGCTGCCTGA
- a CDS encoding phytanoyl-CoA dioxygenase family protein, which produces MRIGAVLNKSRTSHALATHPTILALAEAALAAHCDWIQLNLSQVIAIHPGQPMQAPHRDQDMWYGGPKGDIEYQINVIWPLTPFRPENGGTVIWPGSHRRQAEGILPMEDSIAVTANPGDALVYLGSTLHCGGANRTDMPRAGLVVSYSLGWLKSYENNFLVYPPEVARHFSPEIQDLLGYRIHRPNLGNCEGQSPAVLLRDGKITGGAKDELLPEQVEKLRAWREAMREKFGL; this is translated from the coding sequence GTGCGGATCGGCGCGGTTCTGAACAAGTCGCGCACGAGCCACGCTCTTGCCACCCACCCGACCATCCTTGCCCTGGCGGAGGCCGCGCTGGCGGCTCACTGCGACTGGATACAGCTCAATCTCTCCCAGGTGATCGCCATTCATCCGGGCCAGCCGATGCAGGCTCCGCACCGCGACCAGGACATGTGGTACGGCGGGCCCAAGGGCGACATCGAATACCAGATCAACGTCATCTGGCCGCTCACCCCCTTCAGGCCGGAGAACGGCGGCACGGTGATCTGGCCGGGCAGCCACCGGCGGCAGGCGGAGGGAATCCTGCCGATGGAGGACTCCATCGCCGTGACAGCCAACCCCGGCGATGCGCTGGTCTATCTCGGCTCCACCCTGCACTGCGGCGGCGCCAACCGCACCGACATGCCGCGCGCGGGATTGGTCGTCAGCTACAGCCTGGGCTGGCTGAAATCCTACGAGAACAATTTCCTTGTTTACCCGCCCGAGGTGGCCCGCCACTTCTCGCCGGAAATCCAGGACCTTCTGGGCTACCGCATCCACCGGCCGAACCTTGGCAACTGCGAGGGCCAGTCGCCGGCCGTGCTGCTGCGGGATGGAAAGATAACGGGCGGAGCAAAGGACGAACTTCTGCCCGAGCAGGTTGAAAAACTGCGCGCCTGGCGAGAGGCCATGCGGGAGAAGTTCGGATTGTAA
- a CDS encoding PA2169 family four-helix-bundle protein codes for MQNRTNDIDALNDLIETLIDSVNGYEEAADVAKDPSVKASFHQLAQERRSIVRDFQSRVAMRGGEPEESGSFSAAAHRSFLNLRSLFQSDTKAAIAEVERGENVLREHFESVLANEQLAPEMRTFVNSVYDRVRLDHARWDSVKRALETAS; via the coding sequence ATGCAGAACAGGACCAATGACATCGACGCCCTCAACGATCTCATCGAGACATTGATCGACAGCGTGAACGGCTATGAGGAAGCCGCCGATGTCGCCAAGGATCCGTCGGTCAAGGCGAGCTTCCATCAGCTTGCCCAGGAGCGGCGCTCCATCGTGCGGGATTTCCAGAGCCGGGTGGCGATGCGCGGCGGCGAGCCGGAAGAGTCGGGCTCGTTCTCGGCGGCGGCCCACCGCAGCTTTCTCAATCTTCGCTCCCTGTTCCAGAGCGACACCAAGGCTGCCATCGCCGAGGTGGAGCGGGGCGAGAACGTGCTGCGCGAGCATTTTGAGAGCGTGCTCGCCAACGAGCAGCTTGCCCCGGAGATGCGGACCTTCGTCAACAGCGTCTATGATCGGGTGCGTCTGGATCACGCGCGCTGGGATTCCGTGAAGCGGGCGCTGGAAACAGCGTCCTAA
- a CDS encoding con-10 family general stress protein has protein sequence MAENKDRGTSNRGFASMDENKQREIASKGGQSVPPEKRSFSQDPQLAAEAGRKGGQASGGNFANDPERASEAGRKGGQASGGNFAHDRQRAAEAGRKGGEASHGGGQQSQKSGREKQR, from the coding sequence ATGGCCGAGAACAAAGACCGTGGCACGTCCAATCGCGGCTTTGCGTCCATGGACGAAAACAAGCAGCGCGAGATCGCCAGCAAGGGCGGTCAAAGCGTGCCTCCTGAGAAGCGCAGCTTCTCGCAAGATCCGCAGCTCGCAGCCGAAGCCGGCCGCAAGGGTGGCCAGGCCAGCGGCGGCAACTTCGCCAATGATCCGGAACGGGCTTCCGAGGCCGGCCGGAAGGGCGGCCAGGCCAGCGGCGGCAATTTCGCCCATGACCGGCAGCGCGCAGCCGAAGCGGGCCGCAAGGGCGGCGAAGCCAGCCACGGCGGTGGCCAGCAGAGCCAGAAAAGTGGCCGCGAAAAGCAGCGCTGA
- a CDS encoding mechanosensitive ion channel family protein, with translation MFKTEFFEDAERLLRDQAVWWFTSQPIELLITLAIITLLTILLYSFLCAIGRRIKAQSNGDIHSWHAIIGRLVQMTRWWFLAALGLRAAIEVLRTPPFLARTIDVFFTIAFVLQVAIWLRYFILAVLTRKAYQHDDGVDTLASALSILRFLISLVIWFAAFIFILDNLGVEVTTLLAGLGIGGLAVGLAAQGIVSDLFAALTIIFDKPFKRGDFIVSGDTIGTVEDIGLKNVRIKALSGELLIVPNSKLLSELIHNYKGPFERRIEQRFTVAPDTDFQRLEQLTEDVREIIRTTPNCRLDRCHLLNMSLYGFEYEMIYFITTDDYNLYMDVRHAINTAILRKLAAEDIKLANVYIFQLPGAALPA, from the coding sequence ATGTTCAAGACCGAGTTTTTCGAAGACGCCGAAAGGCTGCTGCGGGATCAGGCCGTCTGGTGGTTCACCAGCCAGCCCATTGAACTGCTCATCACCCTCGCCATTATCACGCTGCTGACGATCCTGCTCTACTCCTTCCTGTGCGCGATCGGCAGGCGCATCAAAGCCCAGAGCAACGGCGACATTCACAGCTGGCACGCGATCATCGGACGGCTTGTGCAGATGACCCGTTGGTGGTTTCTGGCCGCGCTCGGCCTCAGAGCCGCGATCGAAGTGCTGAGAACGCCGCCGTTCCTGGCGCGCACCATCGATGTCTTCTTCACCATCGCCTTTGTTCTTCAAGTGGCGATCTGGCTGCGCTACTTCATCCTCGCGGTGCTGACCCGCAAGGCCTATCAACACGACGACGGCGTCGACACCCTGGCCTCGGCCCTGTCGATCCTGCGCTTTCTCATCTCGCTGGTCATCTGGTTCGCCGCCTTCATTTTCATCCTCGACAACCTGGGCGTCGAGGTGACCACATTGCTGGCGGGCCTCGGCATCGGCGGCCTGGCGGTGGGCCTTGCCGCCCAGGGCATCGTCTCGGACCTGTTCGCCGCCCTCACGATCATCTTCGACAAGCCGTTCAAGCGCGGCGATTTCATTGTCTCGGGCGACACCATCGGCACGGTGGAGGACATCGGCCTCAAGAACGTTCGCATTAAGGCGCTGAGCGGCGAGCTGCTGATCGTGCCCAACAGCAAGCTGCTCTCCGAGCTTATCCACAATTACAAGGGGCCGTTCGAGCGGCGGATCGAACAGCGGTTCACCGTTGCACCGGATACGGATTTCCAGCGCCTGGAGCAGCTGACCGAGGATGTGCGGGAGATCATCCGCACCACCCCCAACTGCCGCCTCGACCGCTGCCACTTGCTCAACATGAGCCTTTATGGCTTCGAATATGAAATGATCTATTTCATCACCACGGACGACTACAACCTCTACATGGACGTGCGGCACGCCATCAACACCGCCATCCTCCGCAAGCTGGCGGCGGAGGATATCAAGCTCGCCAATGTCTACATTTTCCAGCTTCCGGGCGCGGCCCTGCCCGCCTGA
- a CDS encoding PRC-barrel domain-containing protein yields the protein MRHLLLVASAVCVLSEPVMAQGAQDTTSRRQDEAPLTAQDPPVPETPGPNGTRDYQTPAGTSPVTPGTPPGVPTPEPGTPKVPPGAPETPSRSPATIEPSAGIPQGYQPMEEFLKQDGVKRSQLVGRPVATLDGQQVGSISEFVSRDSRQYAHLTLDRAQDSPQQDVVISLDKLQVSQGSQTIIIEAQSRSDLEKLPKYDPDNFQTVR from the coding sequence ATGCGACATCTTCTGCTTGTTGCGTCGGCGGTGTGCGTGCTTTCAGAACCAGTCATGGCGCAGGGCGCTCAGGACACCACATCCCGGCGGCAGGACGAGGCCCCCCTCACCGCGCAGGATCCGCCAGTTCCCGAGACTCCGGGGCCAAACGGCACGCGAGACTATCAAACGCCGGCAGGAACCAGTCCGGTGACGCCCGGAACCCCGCCCGGCGTGCCGACGCCGGAACCGGGTACGCCGAAGGTGCCGCCCGGCGCGCCTGAGACGCCTTCGCGGTCGCCGGCCACGATCGAGCCATCGGCTGGTATCCCGCAGGGCTACCAGCCGATGGAAGAGTTCCTGAAGCAGGATGGCGTCAAGCGCAGCCAGCTGGTCGGGCGGCCCGTTGCCACCCTTGATGGGCAGCAGGTGGGGTCCATTTCGGAATTCGTCTCTCGGGACAGCCGCCAGTATGCTCACCTGACGCTGGACCGCGCACAAGACAGCCCCCAGCAGGATGTCGTGATCTCGCTCGACAAGCTGCAGGTCAGCCAGGGCAGCCAGACCATTATCATTGAGGCGCAGAGCCGCAGCGATTTGGAGAAACTGCCCAAATACGATCCCGATAACTTCCAGACCGTGCGCTAG
- a CDS encoding DUF883 family protein, with the protein MATRDTLQDGGDMATHASRLREDAANLAGATGAEVRRSMTAAAETLGDAARRMMDTTRTYSREGLERVSHQVEERPISSIAIAAGVGFLIGMLMRRS; encoded by the coding sequence ATGGCAACTCGGGATACCCTTCAGGACGGTGGCGACATGGCCACCCACGCCTCCCGCCTTCGGGAAGATGCGGCCAACCTGGCCGGCGCAACCGGCGCGGAAGTGCGCCGCAGCATGACTGCTGCCGCCGAGACGCTGGGCGACGCCGCCCGCCGCATGATGGACACCACGCGCACCTACAGCCGCGAGGGGCTGGAGAGGGTCAGCCATCAGGTTGAGGAACGCCCCATTTCCAGCATCGCCATTGCGGCGGGCGTGGGCTTCCTCATCGGCATGCTGATGCGCCGTTCATGA
- a CDS encoding OmpA family protein: protein MRKFVLATTSIVALSGFSIPALAQEGDQSPTWYYGIKGGLTRPLDTDFDRNDNGDFAFRVDPKLGWAVLGNVGYDMGRIRLEAELGYQQSKVDSVWIAEPGRASPPGVYDDPDGKTKLYTAMFNVLFDIVEWKGFAFSAGGGAGYGMVSMKNIAATDGAPALLDKADKEFMWQAIGSVSMPLNERIDLTADYHYLQTTKLDFIPENGDVKGKYKTHMFLVGARFKLGGAQEPAPEPAPPPPPPPAPEPAPPPPPPPPPPPPPAPVSEAPLMVFFEFDSARLTPEATSVLQQAVEKFRQGGNPSIQVEGHADRSGTDQYNEGLSRRRADAVRSYLQRQGIPAGSITVQAFGESRPLVETADGVREPQNRRVEIRTR from the coding sequence ATGCGGAAATTTGTTCTCGCGACGACCAGTATCGTGGCCCTAAGCGGCTTCTCCATACCTGCGCTCGCGCAGGAAGGAGATCAAAGTCCCACATGGTACTATGGCATCAAAGGTGGCCTGACCCGCCCGCTCGATACCGATTTCGACCGGAATGATAATGGCGATTTCGCCTTCCGGGTCGACCCGAAGCTGGGCTGGGCCGTGTTGGGCAACGTTGGCTATGACATGGGGCGGATCCGCCTGGAAGCGGAGCTTGGCTACCAGCAATCCAAGGTGGATTCAGTCTGGATCGCCGAGCCGGGCCGCGCCTCCCCGCCGGGCGTCTACGATGATCCGGATGGCAAGACCAAGCTCTACACGGCCATGTTCAACGTGCTGTTCGACATCGTCGAATGGAAGGGCTTCGCCTTCTCGGCCGGCGGCGGCGCAGGCTATGGCATGGTGTCGATGAAGAACATCGCCGCCACCGACGGCGCTCCCGCCCTTCTGGACAAGGCCGACAAGGAATTCATGTGGCAGGCCATCGGCTCCGTCAGCATGCCGCTGAACGAGCGGATCGACCTGACCGCCGACTACCATTATCTCCAGACGACCAAGCTCGATTTCATCCCCGAAAATGGGGACGTGAAGGGCAAGTACAAGACCCACATGTTCCTGGTCGGCGCCCGCTTCAAGCTGGGCGGCGCTCAGGAGCCCGCGCCCGAGCCGGCTCCGCCGCCACCGCCGCCGCCCGCTCCGGAACCGGCTCCGCCGCCGCCTCCGCCGCCCCCGCCGCCTCCGCCGCCCGCTCCGGTCTCCGAAGCGCCGCTGATGGTATTCTTCGAGTTTGACTCGGCGCGCCTGACGCCTGAGGCCACGAGCGTGCTCCAGCAGGCCGTGGAGAAGTTCCGCCAGGGCGGCAACCCCTCCATCCAGGTGGAAGGCCACGCAGACCGCTCGGGTACTGACCAGTACAATGAAGGTCTGTCACGCCGTCGCGCCGATGCCGTCCGCTCTTACCTGCAGCGTCAGGGCATCCCTGCGGGCAGCATCACCGTTCAAGCGTTTGGCGAATCCCGGCCGCTCGTTGAAACGGCGGATGGTGTTCGCGAACCGCAGAACCGGCGCGTCGAAATCCGTACGCGTTAA
- a CDS encoding DUF4142 domain-containing protein encodes MMKRITSIAIVAACFLPSWQAAAEQDNQQIALAQSGGQAPGTIATPTTPQPPASGATPAPLEDNQAPMSAATFIERARAGNAFEIESSRLAADKATQPALKTFARLMIDDHSRADKRLAGLAADRGQAEAPVTMEPRQQRSMESLQNATGAEFDRLYASAQLEAHQMAVQLYQSYAETGTDEKLRAFARETLPVLQGHLKQIQNLNQ; translated from the coding sequence ATGATGAAACGGATCACGAGCATTGCAATTGTTGCCGCTTGTTTCTTGCCGTCATGGCAGGCGGCTGCCGAGCAGGACAACCAGCAGATCGCGCTGGCGCAGTCAGGAGGGCAGGCGCCCGGCACGATAGCCACCCCGACCACTCCCCAGCCGCCGGCATCCGGGGCCACTCCGGCCCCACTGGAGGACAACCAGGCGCCGATGTCGGCCGCGACCTTCATCGAGAGGGCGCGCGCCGGCAACGCCTTCGAGATCGAGAGCAGCCGCCTGGCCGCGGACAAGGCGACCCAGCCGGCGCTCAAGACCTTCGCGCGCCTGATGATTGACGATCACAGCCGCGCCGACAAGCGGCTGGCAGGCTTGGCCGCCGACCGTGGGCAAGCTGAAGCTCCGGTGACCATGGAGCCGCGCCAGCAGCGCAGCATGGAATCCCTGCAAAATGCCACCGGCGCGGAGTTCGACCGGCTTTATGCCAGCGCACAGCTGGAGGCCCACCAAATGGCCGTCCAGCTCTACCAGAGCTACGCCGAGACGGGCACCGACGAGAAGTTGCGCGCCTTTGCCCGGGAAACCTTGCCGGTTCTCCAGGGCCACCTGAAGCAGATCCAAAATCTAAATCAGTGA